Proteins from a single region of Nitrospinota bacterium:
- a CDS encoding protein kinase has product MPPKVILSVIKGKLEGLKFSFDERTTRLIGRAFDCDPRLPDDDAHKTISRHHCMLDINPPDIRVRDFGSLNGTFVNGKKIGMRPAGVSAAETSSITFPEHDLKDGDEIKLGETTFKIEVKIPHVCQHCGQEIPEEIEGECSPGEGVYLCPSCQGSTRMLDSTKPGAITSRKCAKCGRDVVNEAANRNGVYICMACRKDPLDIVHALIEKANGGDEGVAGVKGYSIIKELGRGGMGAVYLARRESDDHQVALKVMLPQVAADERSKDMFLREVENARAVDHPNVVRLLETGYSGGVFYFTMEFCDLGSLEGLMKSRKGTLPVDEAVEIALQALDGLDAIHNATVNVKLADGTESQAKGLVHRDIKPANIFLSGAGGKRTAKIADVGLGKAFDLAGLSGQTMTGSSAGTPLFMPRQQVINFKYAKPDVDVWAIAATLYSMMTGSVPRDFPRGKDPWQIVLQNKAVPIRDRNPNVPEKLAKVIDMALIDQPDMTFKSAVQLKKAIEEAV; this is encoded by the coding sequence ATGCCGCCGAAGGTAATCTTGTCGGTGATCAAAGGGAAGCTTGAGGGGCTTAAGTTCTCTTTTGACGAGAGGACCACGCGCCTTATCGGCCGCGCTTTCGACTGCGACCCGAGGCTCCCCGACGACGACGCCCACAAGACCATCTCCCGCCACCATTGCATGCTCGACATTAATCCCCCGGACATACGTGTGCGGGACTTTGGCAGTCTCAACGGCACTTTCGTCAACGGTAAAAAGATCGGCATGAGGCCGGCGGGAGTGTCCGCGGCGGAGACATCGTCCATAACCTTCCCGGAGCACGACCTGAAGGACGGGGACGAGATAAAGCTCGGCGAGACCACTTTCAAGATCGAAGTCAAGATTCCCCACGTGTGCCAGCACTGCGGCCAGGAAATCCCGGAGGAAATAGAGGGCGAGTGTTCCCCCGGCGAAGGGGTGTACCTTTGCCCGTCGTGCCAGGGATCCACGAGGATGCTAGACAGCACGAAGCCCGGCGCCATCACTTCCAGGAAATGCGCCAAGTGCGGCAGGGACGTGGTAAACGAGGCGGCCAACCGCAACGGAGTTTACATATGCATGGCCTGCCGGAAGGACCCGCTGGACATAGTGCATGCGCTCATAGAAAAGGCGAACGGCGGCGACGAGGGTGTGGCAGGCGTGAAAGGCTATTCGATAATCAAGGAGCTGGGGCGCGGCGGAATGGGGGCGGTGTACCTGGCGCGGCGCGAAAGCGACGACCACCAGGTGGCGCTCAAGGTGATGCTCCCCCAGGTGGCGGCCGACGAGCGTTCCAAGGACATGTTTCTGCGCGAGGTGGAAAACGCCCGGGCGGTGGACCATCCAAACGTGGTCCGGCTTCTGGAGACCGGATATTCGGGCGGGGTCTTTTATTTCACCATGGAGTTCTGCGATCTTGGCTCCCTGGAGGGGCTGATGAAATCGAGAAAAGGGACGCTTCCCGTGGACGAGGCCGTGGAGATAGCGTTGCAGGCGCTCGACGGGCTGGACGCGATCCACAACGCCACGGTGAACGTTAAACTTGCGGACGGTACCGAAAGCCAGGCCAAGGGGCTTGTCCACCGGGACATAAAACCGGCCAACATCTTTCTTTCCGGAGCGGGGGGCAAGCGCACCGCCAAGATAGCGGACGTTGGGCTTGGCAAAGCTTTCGACCTGGCTGGACTGAGCGGCCAGACGATGACCGGCTCGTCGGCGGGCACCCCCCTTTTCATGCCGCGCCAGCAGGTGATTAATTTCAAGTACGCAAAGCCCGACGTGGACGTGTGGGCCATCGCCGCCACGCTGTACAGCATGATGACCGGCTCGGTGCCCAGGGATTTTCCGAGGGGGAAGGATCCATGGCAGATAGTGCTGCAGAACAAGGCCGTGCCGATAAGGGACAGGAATCCCAACGTGCCGGAAAAGCTGGCAAAGGTGATAGACATGGCCTTGATAGACCAGCCGGACATGACGTTCAAATCGGCCGTCCAGCTTAAAAAAGCCATCGAGGAGGCCGTTTGA
- a CDS encoding outer membrane lipoprotein-sorting protein: MKTKWSAAIIVLAAAIICGHAPEAFPSSSRADEILRKIDDMWRGKSSHAKLMMRVKTANYTRSLGMEAWSKGKEKTLVRIISPIKEKGTATLKSGTEIYTYLPKTDRTIRLTSGMMMGSWMGSHFTNDDLVKESRLTDDYETRITFEGRRDGKEMMEFTLIPKPEAAVVWGKIVLLTEIDGENYIPVREDFFDEDGAPVRRMTFSDVKMFGGRKMPAIQRVTPSGKPDEYTELFYEELQFDMPLGDAFFSISELRR, encoded by the coding sequence ATGAAGACAAAATGGTCCGCCGCGATTATTGTCCTCGCCGCCGCGATAATATGCGGACATGCGCCCGAGGCTTTCCCTTCCTCTTCCCGGGCGGACGAGATACTGCGGAAGATTGACGACATGTGGCGCGGCAAGTCCTCCCATGCGAAGCTTATGATGCGCGTCAAGACGGCCAACTACACCCGCTCGCTCGGGATGGAGGCGTGGTCCAAGGGGAAGGAAAAAACGCTGGTGCGCATCATCTCCCCTATCAAGGAAAAAGGGACCGCCACGCTAAAGTCCGGTACCGAGATATACACCTACCTGCCGAAGACCGACAGGACGATAAGGCTCACATCCGGCATGATGATGGGGTCATGGATGGGAAGCCATTTCACAAATGACGACCTGGTGAAAGAATCGAGGCTCACCGACGACTACGAGACCAGGATCACCTTTGAAGGCAGGCGCGACGGGAAAGAGATGATGGAGTTCACCTTGATCCCAAAACCGGAGGCCGCGGTGGTGTGGGGGAAAATCGTCCTCCTCACGGAAATTGACGGGGAGAATTACATCCCCGTGCGCGAGGATTTTTTCGATGAGGACGGCGCGCCGGTGCGGCGGATGACGTTTTCGGATGTGAAGATGTTCGGGGGGAGGAAGATGCCCGCCATCCAGAGGGTGACGCCGTCCGGCAAACCGGACGAGTACACTGAGCTTTTCTATGAGGAACTGCAGTTCGACATGCCGCTTGGAGACGCGTTTTTTTCCATTTCCGAGCTTCGCAGGTGA
- a CDS encoding ABC transporter ATP-binding protein, which yields MNDSGPIVKLEGVTKTYSHGHIEVAAVSSLDLTVKRREFTVICGPSGSGKTTTLNMIGALDKPTSGKVSLEGRDLAELSRSQLSHLRRDRIGFIFQAYNLVPTLTAYENAEFVLSIQGRPKKERRERVMAILNEVGLAGLENRRPDEMSGGQQQRVAIARAIAHDPAIVLADEPTANVDSATTDSLLELMERLNHVDGVTFLFSTHDKRVMDRAHRIIVMRDGKVESETFANPDGP from the coding sequence ATGAACGATAGCGGGCCGATTGTGAAGCTGGAGGGTGTCACAAAGACCTATTCCCACGGCCATATTGAAGTGGCGGCGGTGTCATCGCTCGACCTTACGGTCAAGCGGAGGGAGTTCACGGTGATCTGCGGCCCGTCCGGCTCCGGCAAGACCACCACGCTTAACATGATCGGCGCGCTGGACAAACCAACGTCCGGCAAGGTGTCGCTGGAGGGGAGAGACCTGGCGGAGTTGTCCCGCTCACAGCTGTCCCACCTGCGGCGCGACAGGATAGGGTTCATATTCCAGGCGTACAATCTGGTCCCCACGCTCACGGCGTATGAGAACGCGGAGTTCGTGCTTTCCATTCAGGGCCGGCCGAAGAAGGAGCGGCGTGAGCGGGTGATGGCGATACTGAATGAAGTCGGGCTTGCCGGGCTTGAGAACCGGCGGCCCGACGAAATGTCCGGCGGCCAGCAGCAGCGCGTCGCCATAGCGCGGGCCATCGCCCACGATCCGGCCATCGTGCTGGCCGACGAGCCGACGGCCAACGTGGACTCCGCCACGACCGATTCGCTATTGGAGCTTATGGAGCGGCTCAACCATGTGGACGGCGTCACTTTCCTTTTTTCCACCCATGATAAACGGGTCATGGACAGGGCGCACAGGATCATCGTCATGCGGGACGGCAAGGTGGAATCGGAAACGTTCGCAAACCCGGACGGCCCATGA
- a CDS encoding ABC transporter permease, which yields MINRMAARNLMRRKRRTLITALSIALGIFLSVTFTAMGDYSYTNMINTSAKMGFGHVTIEPAGYNASPTLSKRIGAAGEIRDLLLAQPGVEKAIVRISGQAMFASASKSAGGVFIGIDPAMETPDANVFLSSVTEGAVFDGTSGRGALVGSRLAEKLNLKIGKKFIYTTTSAEGDIVSEMARVSGVFKTGVDEVDGATVLLPIDSARQTLGYAPDEATIVSVFINDYRDANIARDAAAAVLAGRRVESMTWSQTQAELAGHVEVDRAFNYFYQFLVGIMIAAGILNTMMMGVLERQREFGVMLAIGMRPSRLFMMVLVESIWLGLIGLALGVIVTAPWYVYMHQVGLDLSRYWQEGTDVSGVLIDPVLKFRLYRESVMWILAGVFSLAVAAGLYPAWKAGRVVPVESLKTI from the coding sequence ATGATAAACAGGATGGCCGCCCGCAACCTTATGCGCCGCAAACGCCGGACACTTATAACGGCGCTTAGCATTGCGCTTGGCATCTTTTTGTCCGTGACGTTCACGGCGATGGGGGATTATTCGTACACAAACATGATAAACACCAGCGCCAAGATGGGCTTTGGCCATGTGACCATAGAGCCGGCCGGATACAACGCCAGCCCCACGCTTTCCAAACGGATCGGCGCGGCGGGTGAAATCCGCGATCTTCTTCTGGCCCAGCCGGGGGTGGAAAAGGCCATCGTCAGGATCAGCGGCCAGGCAATGTTCGCCAGCGCGTCAAAAAGCGCCGGTGGAGTGTTCATTGGAATAGACCCGGCCATGGAAACGCCGGACGCCAACGTGTTTCTAAGCTCGGTCACGGAAGGAGCGGTGTTTGACGGGACTTCCGGCAGGGGGGCGCTCGTCGGATCCAGGCTTGCGGAGAAGCTTAACCTGAAGATCGGCAAGAAGTTCATATACACCACCACTTCAGCCGAAGGGGACATCGTAAGCGAGATGGCCCGAGTGTCCGGCGTGTTCAAGACAGGGGTGGACGAGGTTGACGGCGCCACTGTGCTGCTGCCCATAGATTCGGCCAGGCAGACATTGGGATACGCCCCGGACGAGGCCACGATCGTGTCCGTGTTCATAAACGATTACCGGGACGCCAATATCGCAAGGGACGCCGCAGCCGCCGTTCTGGCCGGACGGCGGGTGGAGTCCATGACATGGAGCCAGACGCAGGCGGAACTTGCCGGGCACGTGGAGGTGGACAGGGCGTTCAACTATTTCTATCAGTTCCTGGTGGGGATAATGATAGCGGCGGGAATATTGAACACGATGATGATGGGTGTGCTGGAGCGGCAGCGCGAATTTGGCGTGATGCTGGCCATCGGCATGCGCCCATCCCGGCTGTTCATGATGGTCCTGGTCGAATCAATATGGCTGGGCCTTATCGGCCTTGCGCTGGGAGTGATTGTCACGGCGCCGTGGTACGTGTATATGCACCAGGTCGGGCTGGACTTAAGCAGGTACTGGCAGGAGGGGACGGACGTGAGCGGGGTGCTGATAGATCCGGTGCTGAAATTCCGGCTATACCGGGAAAGTGTGATGTGGATACTGGCGGGCGTTTTCTCCCTGGCGGTGGCGGCGGGGCTGTACCCGGCGTGGAAGGCGGGCAGGGTGGTCCCTGTGGAGAGCTTGAAGACTATCTGA
- a CDS encoding multidrug efflux SMR transporter, producing MASWIYLVVAILMEVSGTTCMKLSDGFQKPIPSILLFVFYGLSFGALAMTLKKMEVGVAYAVWSGLGTALIAMIGILWFGEAATWLKAVSLLLIIVGVAGLNMGGGLH from the coding sequence ATGGCAAGCTGGATTTACCTTGTGGTGGCGATTCTGATGGAAGTGTCCGGGACGACTTGCATGAAACTTTCGGACGGATTCCAGAAGCCCATTCCTTCCATCCTTTTGTTCGTTTTCTACGGATTGAGCTTTGGCGCGCTTGCCATGACGTTGAAGAAAATGGAGGTGGGTGTGGCATACGCGGTGTGGAGCGGGCTCGGCACCGCGCTCATCGCGATGATAGGAATATTATGGTTCGGCGAGGCGGCGACATGGCTTAAGGCCGTGTCGCTGCTGTTGATAATAGTCGGCGTCGCCGGGCTGAATATGGGCGGCGGGCTGCACTGA
- a CDS encoding sugar transferase, with protein sequence MKRVFDVALALLLAVPSMLVMAAVAAAVKVTSPGPVFHYSKRVGRGKKTFRMIKVRTMKIKTPQVATHLMSDPSQFLTPIGSFLRKTSLDELPQLWNILKGDMSFVGPRPALFNQNDLVALREEKGVNDLVPGVTGWAQVNGRDELAIPEKVALEEHYLKNMSLLLDIKILFMTVFRVIATHGVKH encoded by the coding sequence GTGAAACGGGTATTCGACGTTGCGTTGGCGCTGTTGCTCGCCGTTCCCTCCATGCTTGTAATGGCCGCCGTCGCCGCCGCCGTGAAGGTCACATCCCCCGGCCCGGTTTTCCATTATTCCAAAAGGGTGGGCAGGGGGAAGAAGACCTTCCGGATGATAAAGGTGCGGACCATGAAAATAAAGACCCCGCAGGTGGCCACGCACCTTATGAGCGATCCGTCACAGTTTCTCACCCCCATCGGCTCGTTCCTTCGCAAGACCAGCCTGGACGAACTTCCGCAGCTATGGAACATATTGAAGGGAGACATGAGCTTTGTCGGCCCCCGCCCGGCGCTGTTCAACCAGAACGACCTGGTGGCGCTGCGGGAAGAAAAGGGGGTGAACGACCTTGTCCCCGGCGTCACCGGATGGGCCCAGGTGAACGGGCGGGACGAACTGGCCATACCCGAAAAGGTGGCGCTGGAAGAGCACTATTTGAAAAATATGTCCCTTTTGCTCGATATAAAGATACTTTTCATGACGGTTTTCCGCGTGATCGCGACGCACGGCGTGAAACATTAG
- a CDS encoding FtsX-like permease family protein: protein MNMATLAFRNLGRNRLRAAATVGAMALAGGIMILYSTLVDGIVETIERNVVEMETGEMQIHSPKYREDPDIYYTVKDPAALIEKLDAMGYNAAPRLYGFGLAAAGQASSGVWMKGVDFEREASVTQLQRHISEGSWLSPGDLKGVVIGKKLAKSLNAGPGSEIVIVSQAMDGSTANEIFIVRGVLKLVGEGTDRAGVIMLEPVFREVMVMPNGAHQIAVSRRGVVPDMKTAAAQVGAAAAGLETKTWREMRPVIARMLDITQVMTTLMLLITYSAIVMVTLNAMLMNVFERIPEFGVMKAVGLSPMRLMGIVLTEAALEASVACVLACAAGLPLSLYAQSHGIDLSRVSTGISAGGVALDPVWYARVTPGAVLFPLAVLFLVAMLAVIYPGIKAAMINPREAIYHR, encoded by the coding sequence ATGAACATGGCAACGCTTGCTTTCAGGAACCTGGGGCGCAACAGGCTGCGCGCCGCCGCCACGGTGGGCGCCATGGCCCTTGCCGGCGGGATCATGATCCTGTACTCCACCCTTGTGGACGGGATCGTGGAGACCATCGAGCGCAACGTGGTGGAGATGGAGACGGGCGAGATGCAGATACACTCGCCCAAATACCGGGAGGACCCGGACATCTACTATACAGTCAAGGATCCCGCCGCGCTGATTGAAAAACTGGACGCCATGGGCTACAACGCCGCGCCCAGGCTGTATGGATTCGGCCTGGCGGCCGCGGGCCAGGCAAGCAGCGGCGTGTGGATGAAGGGGGTGGACTTTGAGCGCGAGGCGTCCGTCACCCAGCTTCAACGGCACATATCGGAAGGGAGCTGGCTGTCGCCAGGCGACCTCAAAGGGGTGGTGATAGGAAAGAAACTGGCGAAAAGCCTCAACGCCGGGCCGGGGAGCGAAATCGTGATAGTCAGCCAGGCGATGGACGGCTCCACGGCCAATGAAATTTTCATTGTCAGGGGAGTGCTAAAACTCGTTGGGGAGGGGACGGACAGGGCCGGAGTGATAATGCTCGAACCGGTCTTCCGCGAAGTTATGGTCATGCCCAATGGTGCGCACCAGATAGCCGTGTCCCGCCGTGGCGTGGTCCCGGACATGAAGACGGCGGCGGCGCAGGTTGGGGCGGCGGCGGCGGGGCTGGAGACGAAGACATGGAGGGAGATGCGCCCCGTGATCGCGCGCATGCTCGACATCACCCAGGTGATGACCACGCTGATGCTGCTGATAACATATTCCGCCATCGTGATGGTGACTCTCAACGCAATGCTCATGAACGTGTTCGAGAGGATACCGGAGTTCGGCGTCATGAAGGCTGTGGGGCTGTCCCCAATGAGGCTTATGGGGATCGTGCTCACCGAGGCCGCGCTGGAGGCGTCGGTGGCCTGCGTCCTGGCGTGCGCGGCCGGATTGCCTCTTTCGCTGTACGCCCAATCGCATGGCATAGACCTCTCACGGGTTTCCACCGGCATTTCGGCGGGGGGAGTGGCGCTGGATCCGGTGTGGTACGCAAGGGTCACCCCCGGGGCGGTGCTTTTCCCGCTGGCTGTCCTTTTTCTTGTGGCGATGCTGGCGGTGATATATCCGGGAATAAAAGCGGCCATGATCAATCCCAGGGAAGCCATCTATCACAGGTGA